GCGCGCCAACTGCGGCGCCTGTCACTTCAACGGCGGCGGCGGGGACAACGTCAAGCATGGCGACCTGTCCTCGGCCCTCAAGCACCCGCCCCGGGATCTCGACGTGCACATGTCCCCGAACGGGCAGAATTTCTCCTGCACCGCCTGCCATGTCACGCGCGACCACGTCTGGGCCGGCAGCCGCTATGCCATCATCGCCAAGGACAAGGTCGGCGCCGGCCGGCCCGGTCAGCGCCGCGACGTGGCCACCTGCGAGTCGTGCCACGGCACGGCGCCCCACCAGTCCGGCTCGGTCGAGCACCGCAAGCTCAACCATCACGTCGCCTCAGTCGCCTGCCAGACCTGCCATATCCCCGCGCTCGCCCGCGGCGGGGTCGCCACCGTGATGGATTGGGACTGGCGCACCGCCGGCAAGACCAAGAACGGCGAGGGCTACCACGAACACGGGTACACCCAGGGCAATGGGGAGGAGCGTTATACCTATAAGTCCATCAAGGGCACCTTCACCTACGGTGAGAACGTCATCCCCCAATACGGCTGGTTCGACGGCCAGATGCGCTATACCACCGTCGACACCCATTTCGACATCGAGCAGCAGCCCATCGCCATCAACGCCTACGAGGGCTCGCGCGAAGACGGGCGCTCGCGCATCTGGCCCTTCAAGCGGATGCGGACCTGGCAGCCCTTCGACACCGGCAACGGCACCCTGGTCTATACCCATCTATGGGGCGAGGACACCGACGCCTACTGGGGCAACTACGACATGGGCAAGGCCATTGCGCACGGCATGAAACAGTTCGACCTCCCCTACTCCGGCTCCTGGGGCTTCCTGGAGACCGTCTCCTACTGGCCCATCACCCACATGGTCGCCCCCAAGGAGGGCGCCTTGGGCTGCCGCGAGTGCCACAGCAAGGACGGACGCCTGGGCCAGATCACGGGCGTCTACCTGCCCGGGCGGGACCGCAGCCGCTGGCTGGATCTCGCGGGGATCTTCCTTGTCTCCGGCACCCTCGGCGGGGCCCTGGCCCACGGCCTGCTCCGCCGGATTCTGCGCCGCAAGAACCGCCCCGAGGGGAGTCAGTGATGAGTACGCGTGAGGTCCTGATCTATTCGCACTTCGAACGCTTCTGGCACTGGACCCAGATGGCCCTGATTGTTACCATGTTAATTACAGGGTTCGCCATCCACGGGCTCCATGACTGGATCAGCTTCGATCGGGCCGTGACCCTGCACACCCTGGCCGCCCTGGCGCTCCTGGGCCTGTGGGTCCTCGCCACCTTCTGGCTCTTCACCACCGGCAACTGGAAGCACTACCTGCCCACCGCCCGCGGGCTTGGACAGGTGGTGCGCTTCTATTCCTACGGGATCTTCCTGGGCGAACGCCACCCCTACCGCAAGGCATTCTGGCGCAAGCACAATCCGCTCCAGGCCATCGCCTACCTGGCGCTCAAGGGCGTGCTCTTCCCGCTCATCTGGGCCTCCGGGATCGCCTATCTGCTGTACTTCGCCTGGGGCGACAACCCCGGCGCCGCCGCCTGGCTGCAATGGGTCGCCCTGGTCCACACCGCCACCGCCTATGCGATCCTCGCCTTCGTCGTCATGCATGTGTACATGCTGACCATCGGTGGCTCCTTCGCACACCACGTCAAGCCCATGCTCACCGGATTCGACAAGGTCGAACTCAGTCCGGAGGAAGAGGCCTATCTGATCCAGGACGAACCGAGCCACATCCGCTGACCCCCCCGGTGCGCCCCCCGGGGCGCACCGAGACTGTCGAACCCGCCGCGGTCCCCCACCGCAACGCGAGTGCCGACGACCGCACCGGCGATCGGACCGCGCGCCGGTCACTAGCCCTGAGCGCCGCGGCGTGCGATCCTGTCGGCCCCGGCCCCGCGCAACCCGCGTCGGCGGGCCGCCGCCCCGAGCCCCCTCGCCCATGCACATTTCGACCTTCACCAAGATCGCTGTCGGCTACTGCCTGATGGAAATCGCGACCTATATGGTCTTTCTGTCGACCAACCGCCTGCCCTCCCTGAGCGCGATGTTCACCGAATCGCCGATCCTGTTCTGGATCTACGTCACCACGGTGATCATGGCGGCCACCTACGGTCGGCGGGCGCACCATCGGATCGCGCGCGTGGCCCGCCGTGCGCTGCCCGACACCCCCGGGAGCGACCGCCTGGCGGTCATGTTTCCGGCCATCCGCGTTTTCTCCGATCCGATCCGCTATACCAATCGCCACCCGCACTACCTGAACCGGCTCGCCTGGCTGATGATTGGGTTCGCGTCGCTGATCCTGCTCCGGACGCTGTTCTTTCCCGCGACC
The DNA window shown above is from Candidatus Thiodictyon syntrophicum and carries:
- a CDS encoding tetrathionate reductase family octaheme c-type cytochrome; amino-acid sequence: MRTLLGIVLALALIPLTPAQARSNWPTPPIEGDAAAQVSGPLTGGSADHSKFKVLKGPFASGPEVTQACLTCHTETGRHFMKNIHWTWDFTDPDSHQQLGKKHLVNNFCTNARGNEGMCAQCHAGYGWKDETFDFTNQDNIDCLVCHDHTGTYYKTPNSGGSKACAVMFEGLPAMNLVEIAQSVGLPQRANCGACHFNGGGGDNVKHGDLSSALKHPPRDLDVHMSPNGQNFSCTACHVTRDHVWAGSRYAIIAKDKVGAGRPGQRRDVATCESCHGTAPHQSGSVEHRKLNHHVASVACQTCHIPALARGGVATVMDWDWRTAGKTKNGEGYHEHGYTQGNGEERYTYKSIKGTFTYGENVIPQYGWFDGQMRYTTVDTHFDIEQQPIAINAYEGSREDGRSRIWPFKRMRTWQPFDTGNGTLVYTHLWGEDTDAYWGNYDMGKAIAHGMKQFDLPYSGSWGFLETVSYWPITHMVAPKEGALGCRECHSKDGRLGQITGVYLPGRDRSRWLDLAGIFLVSGTLGGALAHGLLRRILRRKNRPEGSQ
- a CDS encoding cytochrome b/b6 domain-containing protein, whose product is MSTREVLIYSHFERFWHWTQMALIVTMLITGFAIHGLHDWISFDRAVTLHTLAALALLGLWVLATFWLFTTGNWKHYLPTARGLGQVVRFYSYGIFLGERHPYRKAFWRKHNPLQAIAYLALKGVLFPLIWASGIAYLLYFAWGDNPGAAAWLQWVALVHTATAYAILAFVVMHVYMLTIGGSFAHHVKPMLTGFDKVELSPEEEAYLIQDEPSHIR